The following are from one region of the Luteimonas sp. MC1572 genome:
- a CDS encoding GIY-YIG nuclease family protein, with protein MAGRCHLYVFPCHWEDQCKLGFSRDPLARLRQLHRRWFEFFDLDRGWLVETETVRDARDLELALRRRLVEHNAPAPLTARHEAGGHTEWYRGAGAQLDAAVAALGIDGYTVHALRPWLREALLARSDQLHDWAEAQLTVDELEGVARSTPAQAHVRDVLDAYSELGIDVTPLLPAQVERWYRRG; from the coding sequence ATGGCCGGCCGCTGCCATCTGTATGTGTTTCCCTGCCACTGGGAGGACCAGTGCAAGCTCGGATTTTCGCGCGATCCCCTGGCCAGGCTGCGCCAGTTGCATCGCCGCTGGTTCGAGTTCTTCGACCTGGATCGCGGCTGGCTGGTGGAGACCGAGACCGTCCGCGACGCGCGTGACCTCGAGCTGGCGTTGCGCCGGCGCCTCGTCGAGCACAACGCCCCGGCGCCGCTGACCGCGCGGCATGAGGCCGGAGGCCACACCGAGTGGTATCGCGGCGCGGGCGCGCAGCTTGATGCGGCGGTGGCCGCGCTCGGAATCGACGGGTACACGGTGCATGCGCTTCGGCCGTGGCTGCGCGAGGCGCTGCTGGCGCGCAGCGACCAGCTGCACGACTGGGCCGAGGCACAGCTCACGGTGGATGAACTCGAAGGCGTCGCCCGATCCACGCCGGCGCAGGCACACGTCCGCGACGTGCTGGATGCCTACTCGGAGCTCGGCATCGATGTCACGCCATTGCTGCCGGCGCAGGTCGAGCGCTGGTACCGGCGCGGCTGA